The following proteins are co-located in the Flammeovirga kamogawensis genome:
- a CDS encoding DUF2911 domain-containing protein produces the protein MRKAFKIFIGVVIALILLIYAGQYFMIKETKKHSPKIEENYAFGTTEINLVYCSPFKKGRVIFGNLVPYGHVWRTGANEPTTITTNVDLKINGKILPAGEYTLWTVPESDHWQVIFNSKINDWGVQFGGKASRDPKFDVLEVAETVKNLDSSVESFKIWVDTPLEKDTYYLHFSWDKIQVDLTMNKQ, from the coding sequence ATGAGAAAAGCTTTTAAAATATTTATAGGTGTTGTAATAGCATTGATTTTATTAATTTATGCTGGTCAATATTTTATGATAAAAGAAACAAAAAAACATAGTCCTAAAATAGAAGAAAATTATGCTTTTGGAACTACAGAAATTAACCTTGTGTATTGTTCACCTTTTAAGAAAGGAAGAGTCATTTTTGGTAACTTAGTACCTTATGGTCATGTTTGGAGAACTGGAGCTAATGAACCAACAACAATTACAACAAATGTAGATTTAAAAATTAATGGTAAAATATTACCTGCAGGAGAATATACGTTATGGACTGTTCCTGAGTCAGACCATTGGCAAGTAATCTTTAATTCTAAGATTAATGATTGGGGTGTTCAGTTTGGAGGTAAGGCAAGTAGAGATCCTAAATTTGATGTTTTAGAAGTTGCTGAAACAGTAAAAAATTTAGATTCTTCTGTAGAAAGTTTTAAGATTTGGGTAGATACACCTTTAGAAAAAGATACCTACTATTTGCATTTTTCTTGGGATAAAATTCAGGTAGATCTAACAATGAACAAACAGTAG
- a CDS encoding flavin monoamine oxidase family protein, with the protein MKVAIIGGGIAGLYAASILKERNYSVQLFEATDRLGGRVYTKQLHEHQFIELGAAEIHGKSAVIHEMLTHLGQKLEPIVGDEFVWFNKRLTDTEELHDLPPIVQDIFNYFENIDQETYDGTVLQVLKQKGLYNAHVRHIIRGFLSEYSTDAEKAHAFSLGEDEWRWSSGDRNYFSWGKYSDAIDFFVKKLKSNIFTSSAVVDVNYLEDSVQLLLHDGTVHTFDKVIITASLGALKEGKINFTPALPQNKQTAIETLGFGKGRKLFIEFDSPFWEEDTVEIIGGEKCPMYLIRPSHPNHIVAFLMGDASEEFNQLNDDELAEILINELDEMYPKHQVMSLYKSHFGQDWSKQQYTCGTYSFATKNANEHRAALKEPINNKIFFIGEACHTNGHVATVHGAMETAEEVVENYFAINV; encoded by the coding sequence ATGAAAGTAGCAATAATAGGAGGAGGAATAGCTGGATTGTATGCAGCATCAATTCTAAAAGAAAGAAATTATAGTGTTCAATTATTCGAAGCAACCGATAGGTTAGGTGGTAGGGTATATACAAAACAATTACACGAACATCAATTTATTGAATTAGGAGCTGCAGAAATTCATGGAAAATCTGCTGTGATCCATGAAATGTTAACTCACTTAGGACAAAAATTAGAACCTATTGTTGGTGATGAATTTGTATGGTTTAATAAACGCCTAACCGATACTGAAGAGTTACATGATTTACCACCAATAGTACAAGATATATTTAATTATTTTGAAAATATAGATCAAGAAACATATGATGGAACTGTTCTTCAGGTATTAAAACAAAAAGGACTTTATAACGCACATGTACGTCATATTATAAGAGGTTTTTTAAGTGAATATAGTACAGATGCTGAGAAAGCTCATGCATTTTCATTAGGAGAAGATGAATGGAGGTGGTCATCGGGAGATAGAAACTATTTTAGTTGGGGGAAATATAGTGATGCTATAGATTTTTTCGTGAAGAAATTAAAAAGTAATATTTTCACTTCTTCTGCTGTTGTAGATGTCAATTATTTAGAGGATAGTGTACAATTACTTTTACACGATGGAACTGTTCATACTTTTGATAAAGTGATTATTACAGCATCTTTAGGAGCATTAAAAGAAGGGAAAATTAACTTTACACCGGCTCTACCTCAAAATAAGCAGACAGCTATAGAAACTTTAGGTTTTGGTAAAGGGCGAAAGTTATTTATAGAATTTGATTCACCGTTTTGGGAAGAAGATACTGTGGAAATAATTGGAGGTGAAAAGTGTCCAATGTATTTAATTAGACCTTCTCACCCTAATCATATTGTAGCATTTTTAATGGGTGATGCCTCTGAAGAGTTTAACCAATTAAATGATGATGAATTAGCTGAAATTTTAATTAATGAACTTGATGAAATGTATCCTAAACATCAAGTCATGTCATTATATAAGAGTCATTTTGGGCAGGATTGGAGTAAACAACAATATACTTGTGGAACTTATTCTTTTGCTACTAAAAATGCGAATGAACATAGAGCAGCTTTGAAAGAGCCAATCAATAATAAAATATTCTTTATAGGGGAAGCATGTCATACTAACGGACATGTAGCAACAGTTCATGGGGCTATGGAAACAGCTGAAGAAGTTGTTGAAAATTACTTTGCAATTAATGTATGA
- a CDS encoding SpoIIAA family protein produces the protein MITINTSLGAQVLGFTVEGEIDREGINQFYDALAQKAEAGKVKLLGEIKNINGIDSFKSFFDAIQKKIKATQVVEKYAIIGDMDWLKNISGIADFIFPNIPIKYFSSENRDNALIWLLQKEEAFVPGIKKIETDSEDNYLAYKLTGKITPQEYVAIDNEFFQQINSNKPLNLYLEFAGFEGYSSIASAWDDFKTGIKYYSKINKIAIIGTSDWMDILTRVGDVLTPGINIEYFSIDDKDRATTWLNIK, from the coding sequence ATGATTACAATTAACACATCTCTTGGAGCACAAGTGCTTGGCTTTACAGTTGAAGGTGAAATAGATAGAGAAGGGATTAACCAATTTTATGATGCATTAGCTCAAAAAGCAGAAGCAGGTAAAGTTAAGCTTCTTGGAGAAATAAAAAATATTAACGGAATAGACAGTTTCAAAAGTTTTTTTGATGCTATTCAGAAAAAAATTAAAGCCACTCAGGTTGTCGAAAAATATGCAATTATAGGTGATATGGATTGGCTTAAAAATATTTCTGGCATAGCTGACTTTATCTTCCCTAATATTCCTATTAAATATTTTAGTTCAGAAAACCGTGACAATGCTTTAATTTGGTTACTACAAAAAGAAGAAGCGTTTGTTCCTGGAATCAAAAAAATTGAAACAGACTCTGAAGATAATTATTTGGCGTATAAATTAACAGGTAAAATTACTCCACAGGAATATGTAGCAATTGACAATGAATTCTTTCAACAAATCAATTCTAATAAACCATTAAACTTATATCTAGAATTTGCAGGTTTTGAAGGTTATTCTTCTATTGCCTCTGCATGGGATGATTTTAAAACGGGTATAAAATATTACAGCAAAATAAATAAAATTGCCATTATTGGTACAAGTGACTGGATGGATATTTTAACGCGTGTCGGTGATGTTTTAACTCCAGGAATCAATATAGAGTACTTCTCTATAGATGATAAAGATAGAGCTACCACATGGCTTAATATTAAATAA